ATCAGGCTCAAGCGCCGCAAGATACGGTCGCGGCCAGCCGATTGCAAAGGATAACGACCAACAACCCTGTCTGCACTGTCCCCTGTGGGAGCGAACCTGCTCGCGATTGCGGTGGATCAGACACCCGGATGTTGAATATGCCGATGCCATCGCGAGCAGGCTCGCTCCCACAAGGATTGCACTTGATCGACCCGCCTGCGGGCGAGCCCCGCCGGACGGGAGTTCCGTCGCATAGGCAAGCTGCCGGGTGGCCGGTATACTCCGGCGCAATTAACGCATATTCAAGGATTTCGCCATGAAGCGCCTGATCTCTTCCATTGCTGCGCTCGCTTCGCTCGTCGCTTTTGCCTGCTTGATTTCGGCCTGCGGTCAGAAAGGCCCGCTGTACCTGCCGGATGACGATCAGGACCCAGCTGCACAAGCCCAGTCTTCGCAAAAGCAGTCGTCCAAAGCACACAAGCACGACGTTTACCAATAAGGGATCGCCATGGACGCTTTTAACTACCGTGGCGGGGAACTGTTCGCGGAAGGTGTGGCGCTGTCCGCCATCGCCGACCGCTTCGGCACACCGACCTACGTCTACTCCCGCGCCCACATCGAGGCCCAGTACCTGGCCTATGCCGATGCGCTGGCCGGCATGCCGCACCTGGTGTGCTTCGCGGTCAAGGCCAACTCCAACCTCGGCGTTCTGAATGTCCTGGCCCGCATCGGCGCCGGTTTTGACATCGTTTCCCGTGGCGAGCTGGAA
This genomic window from Pseudomonas kribbensis contains:
- the lptM gene encoding LPS translocon maturation chaperone LptM produces the protein MKRLISSIAALASLVAFACLISACGQKGPLYLPDDDQDPAAQAQSSQKQSSKAHKHDVYQ